One Gossypium hirsutum isolate 1008001.06 chromosome A08, Gossypium_hirsutum_v2.1, whole genome shotgun sequence genomic window, AGCACAGTGATTTGGTTTAATCTCAaataatatcaacttaattttatcACCTTATCGAGGAAAATAGAGGATTTCATCagatcaattaattaatttttcatctgACTAGTAATATGCTACAAAGACATCATCATTTTTGAACATGTAGAAAACTAGTATTCTTAATCTTTCCCATGCATACTTATTAAGATTTGAATCAAAAACTTACAGCAACaccaccccccccccccaaaaaaataaaaaataataataaaataaaataaactagttCAACTGACTATTCTCAATATAGCACCAGGCTAACTAAATTACAATATTAGTTTGATTTCTGAGAGACTGAAATGTGTAATAACAATCCTACACCCATCCAATCATTGCTGGAGCAAAAGCCCAAGGGATAATATATTATATAGCTAAGGGACAGTTCAGTGGTAGCACTAAAAAAGAGCATCCATATTAAAGGGGGTTCCCAAATTAGAGAAACTGCAAAAACTTGTCAGAAGATCATTGCCAATCAATGAATTTAGTAGATCATCTGATGAAGTGCCACAAATCACACAATATGCGCTCATTTTGTTACTGGATTTTCATTTGACTTTTGATCATAATAATTGCAATCAACAAATTTAGTAGGGTATAAAATGCTTGAGAACATGGGCTAATTACCTGTATTATGACCACACTGAGGCCAACCCATTTACATATATCAATATTGTCTTCTATGAAGGAACGAAGACTGTCAAGTTCTCCAGTTGGGTCAAACGGAATGTCCTGTCATAAGATACATTCTTTAGTAATAGATAATAATCTGCGCAAACACAATGCCCCAAGGAAACTAATTTACCTTCTCCCAACGACGATCAATTGCAATAAATGCCACCAAAGAAGCTTCTATTAAAATGAGAACAATTTTGATGACTGTATACTGGCAGTTTGATCAAGTCAAGGGAAAAAATGCAAAAGAATGTGGTCCATTATACAATTGGCAGGACAGCTATAACTTCAACACTATAGTCCTTGTTATAGAGCCTTGTAACACCAACTACTAGAGGCTTAATACTGAAAATGTAGAATATTAAAGTTTTGAACCTATTTTAAGCATTTCATTTTCTTCTGCTACCATCACTTCTCATAGACAAAAGCATATATAAAGTTGAAGAacttaaaatttcagcatatagAAAACCGTGGTTTAAATTTGCAATTCTAGTCATAAATTCAGGCTAATCCACATGTAGAGATGTTCAGACTAGCTGCATCTAAACCTCTAAAGCCAACTTCattcaaaagaaaatataaagacTCGTCTAGGTAGGATACAAAACAAAGGCAACAGCCATTAATAGATTCAGCTGCAATGCAACCAATGAGACTAATGCAGCACAGCACAATGCCCACTCCCATAAAAGAGTAGATGAACCTGAAACAAAGAATAAAAGCATCAACTTAATACTCGTGCAAGCATTTAGAATCCCAATCATTCAACCACAATCACTGCCAAAAGCAAATGTTGTATCGCCAATCATATGAATATATCGAATTGAAAGACAACCAAATTCTGAAGTACCCaagcaatagtcactaaaaaCACTTTTGTCCTTGTTAGAAAAAAACGTGCTCAATACACGCTAATAAATTGGTCCTAAAAGTAAGGCTTTGAAGTTGCTAAGTTCTGCGATTATTCAATATTCTAAAACTATCTGACTATATATTAAGAGCTGAAACTAAGAttcaaaagaccaacttagcatTGAGTTAGCAATTCTAATACATGGCATGATTTTGCTGCATAGTTTAACGAACTCCATCTAAGCAATCTAACAAAGTAATTCTTGAATATTATACAATAAAAAGCATATCTAAGTGCAACTGATTacataaaatgataaaagatttaagGTATATCAATATCAAAGAGACCTTAGTTTCTAAACATTTACAGCTCTGTGCTTTTAAATTTGATAAAGCATTTAATGCAGTCCAATTCAAAATCCCCTAGAACTAGAAGCAATTAATtgtaataaaagaattaaaaaagtaTTCACTAAACAGAATAAGTAGTACCATGGAGCAGGTAGCTTAACCGAACTCAATTCAAACCCGACTCCATTATCCAACCCGGAGACCAAGCCGGCAGCTAAATCATCGAATACCTTAGCTGCTCGAGCTCCTCCAACCACCGGTCTCGAATTGAAGAGAACCGGGAGAGAAGAATCCGGCGACGGAGCTGACGGCGGAGGAGAAATGGGTACGTGATGATTCCATTGATCCAACATCCATAACGAGTAGAGTAAAATCGACACTCCAAGGAAAGCTTGAAGAAAATTCAAGAACTTCAGAACAAAAGCAAACGAAACATGACAACAATTCGGCCGCATTCCCTAAGATTTCAAAAcgattttgatttcaatttttattttttttactttacagAAACCCTAATTTTGATGATGGAATTTGAGAATGGATAAGATCGAAGCTGCGTCTTTTGGATTTAATTCATTTGGCTTTATTTTGCTTCAAAAATTCTTTGTTTTTtctgcttttcttttttctatttcttttttgtattttgagTGGGAAACAGAGATGTATGGCCGGGTTGGTCTGGTCCGACTTGGTTCACATTTGGGTTTATATTTTCAATCACGAATTGCTTTAGTTTGTCTTTGTCctttagaaatataataatataataatataatatactatttttttattaatatttatatatttttataattaaatttaaatgaaaatattttttttattttcaaataataaaataagccaTGAACAACCTCATTAAGGTAGGAATTTAATTTTGGCTAGGGTCGAGATTTAATGGTCAAATTATCCATTTAAATTAGAAAGcaagtgaaaatttttaaatgattttaaaataaatttagattaatCATTGATAAATATAACAgatttaggtaaaaataaaaaaattaatattttgaactAAATCAAGTTTGGCTAACTTTGTACAATATCAATATTATTTATGGTCGTAAACTCTCAACATGATCTATGAACatttttaatatgtaatttggATACATTGGATTGTTATGCGAGGCTCTGAACTAGCCTAACATACGACCTATTGAATTGAAATCATTTGAAAAGCACGAAAGAAAATAGTTGGTTTTGTCAAACTTCTCCAATTTATCAATATGGTCCTTCCATCGATGCGACAATTTATAAGTGTTAAATGTCTCTTTAGATATAATATTGAACGTGTTTAAAACACATGTATTAAGCTATAAACATATATGTATTTCAAATCTTAAACTCTAAACTCAACCTTTGATATAAACCTAAATCCTAAACTCAAAAGcagataaaaatataataattatgctTAATATTCAAGTTAATTTATTAACAATTATTTATAACTTATCTACTTTTTTTTCCTATTAATAAGATGTTATATTATTATTCACTAACGATGCATGAAACTCGAAAACCAATGTTATATCacatattgttttattattaatttaatttaattaccatATTATACACCTCACTATTATTtgcataattattttattttattttatttaagaatcaaatataaatataatatttatttttatcaaatttatgaGTAACAATTTGGAAAAAAgcagttattttattttatttttttctgtttattATATATACGATAATGTACATACACACgtcatataatatatatcacatacatgtaataaaatagaattttggAATAATTTTAGTAACGAGTAGTTCTAAACCAGTTCTAAGACATTTATCACTCATGTTGACACATCAGTATAGTTTAACTTTGtaatcaaaatattattaaaacattacaagaaattaaataaatccataaaattaaTAAAGTGCATTTTAATTAATAGATACAATTGGCCTGTGGACTGTCCGGGTACAAACTAGTTATATAAATTTACAAtgcattaaatataattataacacAAATAAAGGAAATTACAGGAAGACCTTAATGTCTAATGGCTTATATATTAATAAGGGTTAccataatttttagttttaaactAGACAATTAGATCCACcttggtatttatattttttatttactttagcaCTTAAACCTAACAATTAAGTTACTTTTAGTCATTAgattaattgtaaaattttaatgatgTAACATAATCTCAGAATATCATGTcattaaattttgatgaaattcaATTTCAAGGACCAAAATAGACTTAGTTACCAAATTCAAGTACCATGTGGACTTAATTGCCAGGTTCATggactaaaatttatattttccctATTAATAATTGAGTCTTTCCAACATCTCCAAATGAGCCAACCTGTAAAGGGCTTTAAGTAGCTAGTAATTAATTCATATAACATTAACTACACTTGATTAATTTGCACATTATCAGTggatccaaaaaataaaaataaacaataaaaaggGGTTAATTTATTAATGTCCAGAGGGATTATTGTTGGGATTGTCCTCATCAAGAAGGtagactattttttttaaaattgttatcaACTTCCTTTTTTTGGCCAAATCAAATCATAGCCTGCTTTGAAACTAATTCATGCCTACCATTCCATTAACCATGATTACCATTtgatgtgatgaaattgaatgaccTTTTAACAAACATTTTGTTATTAATTTCTGGTGAAACTTATTATTCATATTGGTTGTTCAGTTCTAAAAAgttattatcattttctttttttaatcagattggattgaattgaattttcaatttttttacttaaaacctttgtaatttttttgagtAAATTGATCGACTCGGTTATTATAACCATAA contains:
- the LOC121204690 gene encoding tetraspanin-20, with the protein product MRPNCCHVSFAFVLKFLNFLQAFLGVSILLYSLWMLDQWNHHVPISPPPSAPSPDSSLPVLFNSRPVVGGARAAKVFDDLAAGLVSGLDNGVGFELSSVKLPAPWFIYSFMGVGIVLCCISLIGCIAAESINGCCLCFYTVIKIVLILIEASLVAFIAIDRRWEKDIPFDPTGELDSLRSFIEDNIDICKWVGLSVVIIQVLALLVAVILRAMVSVRRRDIDDEDDYERGRTREPLLHPQSNHTSTSAKDDGRVSHSDFWGSRIREKYGMNSGDRYNSADKYDLLNQNASSTKSK